Genomic window (Candidatus Neomarinimicrobiota bacterium):
GCTTTAATCCTGACGAACACCCTTTTTGGGATTCTTTTGTTGCTGACTCCAATAATGGCACTCTCTTTCATGAACGCACATTTCTGAATTATCATCCGAAAGACCGTTTTACGGATCACTCCCTGGTTTTCCTGAACGACCAGAAACCTGTATCATTGCTTCCGGCTGTGGAATACGAACAAGCCGGCATGAAAATTCTCCATTCGCACCGGGGCTCCAGTTATGGTGGTTTTGTCCAGCCACATGATATGTCCCTGGATTTGCACCTGAAAATCACGGAATCCTTTATCCATTATCTTCAACAGGCAAATTTCAGCCGTGTCATCATTACCATACCCCCCATTATTTATAACAAACGCCTGTCCAATTATGCCGAATTTGCTTTATTCAGAAATCACTTCCGATATCTGAAACGGGATATTTCTTCTGTATTGTACCTGGAGGACTCTGTCGAAAAAAATATTGCAAAATTTCGCCAGACAACACGCACCGCTTTTAGAAAAGCACTGAAGAAAGGGGTAACGGTCCGTGAATCGGATGATTATGCATCATTTTATGAGATCCTCAAAAAGAACCTGAAAATCCGGCATAATGTCCAACCTACCCATACACTCAAAGAACTGGAAGATATCAAACAACGCTATCCTGACCGTGTCCGCCTGTATGCAGCTTTTATAAAGGAAACCATGATTGCCGGGATTGTCCTGTTTGATGCCAATGAGCGGGTAACACTCGCTTTTTATATTTCCCATGATGAAGCCTATCAGGAATACCGCGGTGTGAATCTCTTGTTCAAGGAAGTGATTGAGGACAGTATACGCCGGGGATTTACATATCTTGATTACGGGATTTTTACCGTGAATATGGAACCCAACCTGGGACTCGCCCGCTTTAAGGAGTCTTTCGGAGCAGGCGGAATCTTCCGGGATACCTTTTACCTTGATTTGAAATAATGGCCGGTGATATACGAAAATTGGGAAGTCAGACCCTGATATACGGGACGGGTTATATTGTAACCCGTATGCTTAATTTTTTTCTTCTGCCCTTTTATAGTCACCTGTTTCTCCCCTCGGTTTACGGAGTGGCATCTCTCGTTTTTTCCGGGATTGCTTTTTTGAATATTATCTACCATTATGGTCTGGACAGCGCATTCCTCCGGTTTTATACCAAAAAAGGAGATTATGACCGGGGAGAAGCCTTTACTTCCGCCTTTTTATCTCTCCTGTGCACCGGGATTGTACTTTCTCTTTTCCTTTTTTTTAATAGTACGTGGATAAGCCGGATATTTCTTGGTTCCCCTCAGTATGAGCAGCTAATTCGCCTGTCTTCCGGTATCCTCCTCATGGATACCCTGGTGAATATCCCACTCCATACCCTGAGAATGAACGATAAAGCGGTTTCATTTACGTTGATCAATCTGGCCAATGTCGTATTGAATATGAGTTTGAATATTTGGCTCATACGATTCAGAGGAATGGGACTCGAAGGCATTTTCTGGGCGAATATTGCTGCTTCAACATTGAGTTTTATCCTGCTTTTACCGGTCCTGAAAAAGAATTTAAAGGCAGTCTTTAATACCCGTCTCTTTCGTAAAATGCTTCGCTTTGGTCTGCCTTTTGTACCGGGCGGTATAGCCTCCATGGTTTTGGAACTCATCGACCGGTATATGCTCCGAATTATGATGGATTATGAAACGGTGGGACTCTATTCGGCAGGCTATAAATTAGGTATTTTCATGCTCATTGTAGTGATGGGATATAAATTTGCCTGGCAGCCTTTTTTTCTTAATAAAGCAGATGATCCTCAGGCACCGGAAACCTTTGGGCGGATTTTCACCGTTTTCAATGTGATGATGGCACTCGTTTTTCTGGGCGTAACCCTCTTTATCCATGATTTTATTACACTGAAGGTTTTCGGAATCACGATTTTTGGACAAAATTATTGGCAATCTGAACATATTGTCCCTATCATTCTGGGAGCCTATATTTTTCTGGGAATGTATATAAATTTTTTACCTTCAATCTATTTTTCCGAAAAAACCGGTGTGATTCCATTGATCAGCGGTTCTGCCGCTTTAATGAATGTTATTCTGAATTATTATCTTATACAGTTCTTTGGAATGACCGGTGCTGCCTGGGCAACATTTTTATCTTACTTGTGGATGGCAGGGCTGACCTATTTCGTTGTGCGTCGCTGGTATCCTATACCCTATAACTGGAAAAAAGTATTCATAACCTATGGATTGCTGATCATTGTGCTGTTGGCATATTATCTGGGAAATCTGACGGCACTTCCGGAAAAAGCCGGACTCTTTCTTGTGTACACCGGTTCACTTTTCTTCTTTAAAATCGGTGACTTTAATCAAATCAGGAGGGTACTGACACGTGAATAGCACAGATTTGGTTCTCCATATTTCATGTACCCATTCACCGGATGATGACCGGATTTTATACCGGGAATGTCTGAGTTTGAAGAAAGCATATTCTTTAATCATCATCGGTGTATCTGGTACAGCCAAACGGGAAACTCTGCAGGATATATTAACCATCGGCGTGAAAGATGGGGGATACAAGGCAAATATCCGGGCGATTATGAATGAAGCCCGGAAGTTCAAACCGGCAATGGTGCATGTCCACGATTTGTTTATTCTCAAAGAGGCGCTTCGATATGCTCATGACCTTGAAATTCCTCTCATATATGATGTTCATGAGCATTTTCCCCTTCTGGTGAAATGTTATTTGCCGGGATCATGGGTGAAGAAGCAGATTCACAGAACCACTCTGGCATTCCGTGAAAAACACCTGAGCCGTAAAGCCAGTCATATCATCACTGTGGTGCCGCAATTAACTTCTCGGTTTTCCCGCTGGAACAAGCAGGTGACGGAAATCCGGAATTATCCACGGAGGGAGCTGTTTGAAAACAGGCAGACAGGGGGGGGAGAGACAGCGCTGAAGATTCGGGATTTAGCCCGGAACCGGATCGTCCTCATCTATGCAGGGGATATTTCCCGCCACAGGAATCTCTTTTTATTTGCCGACACGGTAGCTGCTTTAAATAAAAGGGGTTACTCCTGTGTAGGTGTCACACTGGGAAAAGGAGAAAAAAGCGATGTGGAAAACTGGGTGGATTGCTGTCGCAACAGCCGGGGACAGATGCTGCATCTTGGACAGATCCCCCACCAGGACATTCCTTCCTGTCTGCAGGAAGCCCATATTGGATGGTCGGTATTACCGGATATATCGCCTTTTAACATCAGCCTGCCGAATAAAATCTTTGAATATCTGGCTTGCGGACTCCCATTTGTCTCTTCAGACCTCTATAATATTCGTCATCTCTTTTGGAAAAATCCGGCAGCACTCATTTTTCAGGATGAAAAAGCCGAAGGAATTGCAACCCTGATCCAATCTTCTTTTCCGGACAGAGAGTTACTTAATGACATGAAAAAAGCAGCCCGGGAAACATTTTTAAACCGGTTTACATGGGAGCTTGAAGAGAGTAAATTACACGATATATACCGGAGTATTCTGAAGGATGGAAAGGGTTAAATGACAAAATACCGGAAAGAAGTGGAGCATGTTGCCCGTCAGTTTCAAAGTTATCTGAAAAATAAATTGAACATTCGGGCGGAATTGGATCCGGACAGTTTTCGCGATTATTGCGTCTCCTTAGATGTGCAATCCATGAACCTCCGTTTCACCCTGTGGTACAGTCCCAAACGAAAATCCTCTAAAATTACCATTGTCCGCTGCCAGGATCCGGCACAGAAAGAGAGAATCCTCATGGCCTGGCATGGATTTCATCACGGAGATCAGCTGGAAAATGGGGATATTCATGCTTTTGTTGACGGAAGCTATATAAATGGGAAGGTCGGTTATGGACTCGTCATTCTTCAGAAAGGACTGGTGCTAAAGGAAATAAATGGTGTTGTGAATCGTCCTGAATATCATCAGCATCATCAGGTGGGGGGTGAATTGGCAGCGGCAGTAAAATTTTTCCAGTGGTGTATAAAAAATAATATATCCCGGTGTACCATCCATTATGATTATGAAGGCATTGAAAAGTGGGCGACGGGAGCCTGGAGGGCAAAAAAAGAACTGACACAGAAATATGGGGAATATGTGCAAAAACTTCCCCTGGAAATAACCTGGAACAAGGTAAAAAGTCATTCGGGGAACCTGTGGAACGAACGGGCGGACCATCTGGCTAAAGAGGCAGTGAAAAGGTGAGTAATGGAAAATTTTGAACAAAAGGAACTTTCTGAGATCAAGAAGAAACTCAATGAAATGGAACGAGATTTAAAAAATAAAGATCCTTATGCACAGGATGTGGATGGATATGGTGAGATTGAGGAAAAAATCCGGGGCCTCGAGGTCAAAATTGATGAACTGACCAAGCGCCAGGCCTCATCCCATAAAGTTCTCACCGTTCTTCAGCAACAGATTTCCGGACTGAAAGTCGGTATCAACAACCTGGAAGATCTTCTTGAGCAAGAGGATGAGAATATAAAAGGGAAGAGGAGCAGGAAAGGACCGATGGAGCCTGCTCCGTCGAAAGTCGGGAAAATTATTGGTATTGTTGCACTGCTGGCGGTTGCTTTTTTCATTGCCAACCGCTGGATCACCGGATTTTTGGAAAGTCGCTGGAATGAGGAACCTGTAGGTGTACCGGGTATTTATGAATCTCTGGACACTCCGTCGGATGATCGTTCACAGGGACGCCCATATCAGGAGGAAATACAAACTCAGATAGAGGAAAAACTGGATAAGATGGCGCCTGTTGAAGAAACGCCATCACAGACGGTTGTTCCGGACGAAGTCCAAACGACTCAAACGGAAAATATCCCACAAACACAGGAACTTATTGAAATATTTGTCCCCAGGGTGTTGATCCTAAACGGGTG
Coding sequences:
- a CDS encoding glycosyltransferase, which encodes MNSTDLVLHISCTHSPDDDRILYRECLSLKKAYSLIIIGVSGTAKRETLQDILTIGVKDGGYKANIRAIMNEARKFKPAMVHVHDLFILKEALRYAHDLEIPLIYDVHEHFPLLVKCYLPGSWVKKQIHRTTLAFREKHLSRKASHIITVVPQLTSRFSRWNKQVTEIRNYPRRELFENRQTGGGETALKIRDLARNRIVLIYAGDISRHRNLFLFADTVAALNKRGYSCVGVTLGKGEKSDVENWVDCCRNSRGQMLHLGQIPHQDIPSCLQEAHIGWSVLPDISPFNISLPNKIFEYLACGLPFVSSDLYNIRHLFWKNPAALIFQDEKAEGIATLIQSSFPDRELLNDMKKAARETFLNRFTWELEESKLHDIYRSILKDGKG
- a CDS encoding GNAT family N-acetyltransferase is translated as MKTGRYAVTVERFNPDEHPFWDSFVADSNNGTLFHERTFLNYHPKDRFTDHSLVFLNDQKPVSLLPAVEYEQAGMKILHSHRGSSYGGFVQPHDMSLDLHLKITESFIHYLQQANFSRVIITIPPIIYNKRLSNYAEFALFRNHFRYLKRDISSVLYLEDSVEKNIAKFRQTTRTAFRKALKKGVTVRESDDYASFYEILKKNLKIRHNVQPTHTLKELEDIKQRYPDRVRLYAAFIKETMIAGIVLFDANERVTLAFYISHDEAYQEYRGVNLLFKEVIEDSIRRGFTYLDYGIFTVNMEPNLGLARFKESFGAGGIFRDTFYLDLK
- a CDS encoding LytR C-terminal domain-containing protein encodes the protein MENFEQKELSEIKKKLNEMERDLKNKDPYAQDVDGYGEIEEKIRGLEVKIDELTKRQASSHKVLTVLQQQISGLKVGINNLEDLLEQEDENIKGKRSRKGPMEPAPSKVGKIIGIVALLAVAFFIANRWITGFLESRWNEEPVGVPGIYESLDTPSDDRSQGRPYQEEIQTQIEEKLDKMAPVEETPSQTVVPDEVQTTQTENIPQTQELIEIFVPRVLILNGCGVPGIAAKLEDYLTRNGIRVVDSRNADNFNYPSTVIFSTSDNPDDHIWLDLIGVNAKTVKPLKEERDKANTVIILGKDYNKLPIY
- a CDS encoding oligosaccharide flippase family protein, with the translated sequence MAGDIRKLGSQTLIYGTGYIVTRMLNFFLLPFYSHLFLPSVYGVASLVFSGIAFLNIIYHYGLDSAFLRFYTKKGDYDRGEAFTSAFLSLLCTGIVLSLFLFFNSTWISRIFLGSPQYEQLIRLSSGILLMDTLVNIPLHTLRMNDKAVSFTLINLANVVLNMSLNIWLIRFRGMGLEGIFWANIAASTLSFILLLPVLKKNLKAVFNTRLFRKMLRFGLPFVPGGIASMVLELIDRYMLRIMMDYETVGLYSAGYKLGIFMLIVVMGYKFAWQPFFLNKADDPQAPETFGRIFTVFNVMMALVFLGVTLFIHDFITLKVFGITIFGQNYWQSEHIVPIILGAYIFLGMYINFLPSIYFSEKTGVIPLISGSAALMNVILNYYLIQFFGMTGAAWATFLSYLWMAGLTYFVVRRWYPIPYNWKKVFITYGLLIIVLLAYYLGNLTALPEKAGLFLVYTGSLFFFKIGDFNQIRRVLTRE